From the genome of Papaver somniferum cultivar HN1 chromosome 2, ASM357369v1, whole genome shotgun sequence, one region includes:
- the LOC113347670 gene encoding myosin-17-like has protein sequence MGTPVNIVLGSHVWVEDPKLAWVDGEVTKVNGQEVHVKTTHGKSVVVNLSKIFPKDTEAPPGGVDDMTKLSYLHEPGVLQNLAARYELNEIYTYTGNILIAINPFQRLPHLYDTHMMQQYKGAGLGELSPHVFAVADVAYRAMINEGKSNSILVSGESGAGKTETTKMLMRYLAYLGGRSGVEGRTVEQQVLESNPVLEAFGNAKTVRNNNSSRFGKFVEIQFDKNGRISGAAIRTYLLERSRVCQVSDPERNYHCFYLLCAAPPEEVEKYKLGNPRSFHYLNQSNCYELAGVSDAEEYLETRRAMDIVGISEQEQEAIFRVVASILHLGNINFAKGKEIDSSEIKDEKSRFHLNMTAELLMCDPMSLEDALIKRVMITPEEVITRTLDPASAIVSRDGLAKTIYSRLFDWLVTKINNSIGQDPNSKSIIGVLDIYGFESFKCNSFEQFCINFTNEKLQQHFNQHVFKMEQEEYTKEEINWSYIEFVDNQDMLDLIEKKPGGIIALLDEACMFPKSTHETFANKLYQTFPKHKRFAKPKLSRTDFIINHYAGEVTYQANHFLDKNKDYVVAEHQDLLTSSRCSFVVGLFPILPDESSSSKSSKFSSIGSRFKLQLQSLMETLNSTEPHYIRCVKPNNVLKPAIFENSNIMQQLRCGGVLEAIRISCAGYPTRRTFYEFLNRFGLLAPEVLEGNYDEKVACQKILDKKGLKGYQIGKTKVFLRAGQMAELDARRAEVLGNAARTIQRQIRTYIARKEFLSLRKAAIHVQSRWRGKLACKMYEELRREASAVKIQKNLRRYIAHKSYLEQRSSAIKLQTGLRGMVARNEFRFRKQTKASTTIQTRWRSHRDYTYYKSLQKAAIITQCGWRSRVARRELRKLKMASRETGALKEAKDKLEKRVEELTWRLQLEKRLRTDMEESKSQELSKLQDTLRAMELQVEEANAMVIKEREAARKAIEEAPPVIKETPVLVQDTEKIDSLTAEVDSLKTLLLSERKTAEEAKQEFAIAHAKNEELMKKFEEAERKAKELQDSVQRFEEKLSNVESENQVLRQQALAISPTSKSLSTRQNTTIFQRTAENGNVPHGEPRTPDMSLVVSNPREPETEEKPQKSLNEKQQENQDLLIKCISQDLGFSGGKPIAACVIYKSLLHWRSFEVERTTVFDRIIQTIGSAIEVLDNNDTLSYWLSNSSTLLLLLQRTLKASGAASMTPQRRRAASASLFGRMSQGLRASPQSAGLSFLNGRLLGGLDDLRQVEAKYPALLFKQQLTAFLEKIYGMIRDNLKKEISPLLGACIQAPRTSRASLVKGSRSQANAVAQQALIAHWQSIVKKLDNYLKTLRANFVPPFLVRKVFTQIFSFINVQLFNSLLLRRECCSFSNGEYVKSGLAELEQWCVEATEEYTGLAWEELKHIRQAVGFLVIHQKPKKTLNEITKELCPVLSIQQLYRISTMYWDDKYGTHSVSSDVISSMRVLMTEDSNNGISSSFLLDDDSSIPFSVDDISKSMEQIDIADIDPPPLIRENSGFVFLLQRAD, from the exons ATG GGGACGCCTGTCAATATTGTGTTAGGGTCTCATGTATGGGTGGAAGATCCGAAGTTGGCTTGGGTTGATGGAGAAGTTACCAAGGTCAATGGTCAGGAAGTGCATGTTAAGACTACACATGGGAAATCA gtTGTTGTAAATTTGTCGAAGATATTCCCAAAGGATACTGAAGCTCCACCAGGGGGAGTAGATGACATGACAAAGCTTTCATATTTACATGAGCCTGGAGTTCTGCAAAACTTGGCTGCTAGATATGAACTTAATGAAATCTAT ACATACACTGGTAATATCCTGATTGCAATAAACCCGTTTCAAAGATTGCCACATCTATACGATACGCACATGATGCAGCAATATAAAGGAGCGGGACTCGGGGAGCTAAGCCCGCATGTGTTTGCAGTTGCAGATGTTGCATATAG AGCAATGATCAATGAAGGGAAGAGCAATTCTATTCTTGTTAGTGGAGAGAGCGGGGCAGGTAAAACTGAAACGACAAAAATGCTCATGAGATATCTTGCATACTTGGGTGGACGATCTGGTGTGGAAGGAAGGACAGTTGAACAACAAGTCTTGGAA TCCAACCCTGTTCTTGAAGCATTTGGAAATGCTAAAACCGTTAGGAACAACAATTCGAG TCGTTTCGGTAAATTTGTTGAAATCCAGTTTGacaagaatggaagaatatcgggGGCAGCAATTAGAACATACCTGCTGGAGCGATCTCGGGTTTGCCAAGTTTCAGATCCCGAAAGAAACTATCATTGCTTTTATCTTCTTTGTGCAGCACCACCTGAG GAAGTTGAAAAATATAAGTTGGGGAATCCTAGATCGTTCCACTACCTAAACCAATCTAATTGCTATGAGCTAGCTGGAGTAAGTGATGCGGAAGAGTATCTTGAAACCAGAAGAGCTATGGATATAGTCGGAATCAGTGAACAGGAACAG GAGGCAATTTTCAGGGTGGTTGCTTCAATTCTTCATCTTGGAAATATTAACTTTGCAAAGGGAAAGGAGATAGACTCCTCAGAAATTAAGGATGAGAAGTCCAGATTCCATCTGAATATGACAGCGGAACTCCTTAT GTGTGATCCTATGAGCTTGGAGGATGCACTTATTAAACGTGTAATGATAACACCAGAAGAAGTTATCACAAGAACTCTTGATCCTGCTTCTGCGATTGTTAGCAGGGATGGTTTAGCAAAAACAATATATTCTCGCCTATTTGATTG GCTTGTGACCAAAATTAACAATTCGATTGGGCAGGACCCTAACTCCAAGTCAATTATTGGGGTTCTTGATATTTATGGATTTGAAAGTTTCAAGTGCAATAG TTTTGAGCAGTTCTGCATCAATTTTACAAATGAGAAGCTGCAACAACATTTCAATCAG CACGTCTTTAAAATGGAGCAGGAAGAGTACACGAAGGAGGAAATAAACTGGAGTTATATAGAATTTGTTGATAACCAAGATATGTTGGATCTGATTGAAAAG AAACCAGGAGGTATTATCGCACTCCTAGATGAAGCTTG CATGTTTCCAAAGTCGACGCATGAAACATTTGCCAACAAGTTATACCAGACGTTTCCTAAACACAAGCGCTTTGCAAAGCCAAAGCTTTCTCGTACAGATTTTATAATAAATCACTATGCTGGGGAG GTGACATATCAGGCTAATCATTTCTTGGACAAAAACAAAGATTATGTGGTGGCAGAACATCAAGATCTGTTGACAAGCTCTAGGTGCTCCTTTGTTGTTGGTTTATTTCCTATACTTCCCGATGAATCTTCTTCGTCGAAGTCATCTAAGTTCTCTTCCATTGGCTCTCGGTTTAAG CTCCAACTTCAATCGTTGATGGAGACCTTGAATTCCACGGAGCCTCATTACATCAGATGTGTAAAGCCAAACAATGTCCTCAAACCTGCTATTTTTGAGAATTCCAACATCATGCAACAATTACGGTGTGGT GGAGTTCTTGAGGCAATTAGGATCAGCTGTGCTGGCTATCCTACAAGACGGACGTTTTATGAGTTTCTTAATCGGTTCGGCCTCCTTGCTCCAGAAGTTTTGGAAGGAAA CTACGATGAGAAGGTCGCATGCCAAAAGATTCTGGATAAGAAGGGACTGAAAGGTTATCAG ATTGGGAAAACTAAGGTCTTCCTGAGAGCTGGTCAAATGGCCGAGTTAGATGCACGAAGAGCAGAGGTTTTGGGCAATGCAGCTAGGACCATTCAAAGACAAATTCGTACGTATATTGCTCGCAAGGAATTCCTGTCACTTCGAAAGGCTGCAATTCATGTGCAATCTCGTTGGAGAG GTAAGTTGGCCTGTAAAATGTACGAAGAATTGAGAAGAGAAGCATCTGCTGTGAAAATACAGAAGAATTTGCGTCGATATATTGCACACAAGTCATACTTGGAACAACGGTCATCTGCTATCAAATTGCAGACAGGCTTACGGGGTATGGTTGCACGAAACGAGTTCAGGTTTAGGAAGCAGACTAAAGCTTCAACCACTATTCAG ACTCGTTGGCGTTCCCACAGAGATTATACATACTATAAGAGTCTCCAGAAGGCGGCAATTATCACTCAATGTGGTTGGAGAAGCAGGGTTGCTCGGAGGGAGCTCAGAAAACTCAAAATG GCTTCAAGAGAAACTGGAGCCCTTAAAGAGGCGAAAGACAAACTAGAAAAGCGCGTTGAGGAACTCACATGGCGTTTGCAGCTTGAGAAACGGTTAAGG ACTGACATGGAGGAGTCGAAATCCCAAGAATTATCTAAATTGCAAGACACCTTGCGTGCGATGGAATTACAAGTAGAAGAAGCGAATGCCATGGTTATCAAGGAAAGAGAGGCAGCTCGAAAGGCTATTGAAGAAGCTCCTCCGGTGATCAAAGAGACTCCTGTTTTAGTTCAAGATACTGAGAAGATCGATTCATTAACGGCTGAGGTTGATAGCTTGAAG ACTTTGCTGCTGTCGGAAAGAAAGACAGCAGAGGAAGCCAAACAAGAATTTGCTATTGCTCATGCCAAGAATGAAGAACTGATGAAAAAGTTTGAAGAAGCAGAGCGAAAAGCTAAGGAGCTTCAAGATTCTGTGCAGAG GTTTGAAGAGAAACTTTCTAATGTTGAGTCAGAGAATCAAGTACTTCGTCAGCAAGCGTTGGCTATTTCACCAACTAGTAAATCTTTATCTACCCGGCAAAACACAACAATCTTTCAG AGGACTGCAGAGAATGGAAATGTTCCACATGGAGAACCACGAACTCCA GATATGAGCCTTGTTGTATCTAATCCTCGAGAGCCTGAAACTGAGGAAAAGCCACAGAAATCTCTTAATGAGAAGCAGCAG GAGAACCAAGATTTGCTGATTAAATGTATTTCACAAGACCTTGGATTCTCTGGTGGTAAACCTATTGCTGCTTGTGTGATATACAAAAGTCTACTTCACTGGAGGTCATTTGAAGTGGAAAGAACCACCGTCTTTGATCGTATCATTCAGACAATTGGCTCAGCAATTGAG GTTCTGGATAATAATGATACTCTATCCTATTGGTTGTCTAATTCATCCACATTATTATTGCTTCTCCAACGTACACTTAAAGCAAGTGGTGCTGCTAGCATGACTCCACAAAGACGAAGAGCAGCATCTGCTTCTCTTTTTGGCAGGATGTCTCAA GGACTTCGAGCATCTCCACAAAGTGCTGGGCTCTCGTTTCTTAATGGTCGTTTGCTTGGTGGACTGGATGACTTGCGCCAAGTCGAAGCCAAATATCCAGCTTTACTATTTAAGCAACAGCTGACAGCATTCCTTGAGAAGATATATGGTATGATCAGAGACAATTTAAAGAAAGAGATCTCCCCGTTGCTTGGAGCGTGCATTCAG GCCCCTAGAACATCTCGTGCAAGTCTGGTGAAAGGGTCGCGCTCGCAAGCAAATGCAGTTGCTCAACAAGCTTTAATTGCTCACTGGCAAAGCATCGTGAAAAAGCTGGACAACTACTTAAAGACATTAAGAGCCAATTTT GTTCCTCCATTCTTAGTCCGCAAGGTGTTCACTCAGATATTCTCATTCATAAATGTCCAGCTTTTCAACAG CCTTCTTTTGCGTCGTGAGTGTTGCTCATTCAGTAATGGGGAGTATGTAAAATCCGGACTAGCTGAGTTAGAGCAATGGTGCGTTGAAGCTACTGAAGAG TACACGGGATTGGCTTGGGAGGAACTGAAGCATATCAGACAAGCAGTTGGATTCTTG GTCATACACCAAAAGCCAAAAAAGACATTAAACGAGATCACAAAGGAACTTTGCCCG GTTCTCAGCATACAACAGCTATACAGAATTAGTACAATGTACTGGGATGACAAATATGGCACCCACAGCGTCTCATCGGat GTTATCTCAAGTATGAGAGTATTGATGACCGAGGATTCAAATAACGGCATCAGCAGTTCGTTCTTATTAGACGATGATTCAAG CATACCGTTCTCTGTCGATGACATCTCCAAATCAATGGAACAGATTGACATAGCAGACATTGATCCTCCACCTCTGATCCGGGAGAACTCAGGGTTCGTCTTCTTATTACAACGGGCAGATTGA